GAGGCACTCGACGACCTGGGTATGCCCTACGACAAGGTCTACACCCCTCAACTGAAACTGACGTTTGACGAGCACGGGCAGGCGCAGGTGCCGTGGAAGGTCGCCATCGAACGCTGTGTCAGCCAGACGCGTGGCCACGCCGTGACCCGGGCGCTGGAAGCCTTCGGCGTTCATGTCATCAACCCCAGCCATGTCATCGAACTGTGCGGCGACAAACTCGCCACCAACGCCAAGCTGCACGCCGCCGGCCTGCCCACCCCCCGTACCGGCGTGGCTTTCGACGGTGACTCGGCTCTGCACCTCATCGAGGACATGGGCTACCCCGCCGTGCTGAAACCCACCGTGGGCTCGTGGGGCCGCATGGTCAGCAAGCTGAACGACCGTGACGCCGCCGAGGCGGTCATCGAGCACAAGGAAGTGCTGGGTGGCCCGCAGCACGGCGTGTTCTACGTGCAGGAGCTGATCGACAAGCCGGGGCGCGACATCCGCGCCTTCGTGGTCGGCGGCCAGTGCATCGGCGCGATCTACCGCACCAGCGAACACTGGATCACCAACACCGCCCGCGGCGCG
The genomic region above belongs to Deinococcus fonticola and contains:
- the lysX gene encoding lysine biosynthesis protein LysX, with protein sequence MAELAVLYDRIRPDEKMLFEALDDLGMPYDKVYTPQLKLTFDEHGQAQVPWKVAIERCVSQTRGHAVTRALEAFGVHVINPSHVIELCGDKLATNAKLHAAGLPTPRTGVAFDGDSALHLIEDMGYPAVLKPTVGSWGRMVSKLNDRDAAEAVIEHKEVLGGPQHGVFYVQELIDKPGRDIRAFVVGGQCIGAIYRTSEHWITNTARGAKASNCPVTPEIADLAQQAAAAIHGEIVAIDLVEDSARQNRWGGLVIIEINHTMEFKNSVSTTGVNIPRLMAEYAAGKLNASR